In a single window of the Methylococcus sp. Mc7 genome:
- a CDS encoding sulfotransferase yields MRSKSKPPDSSKNTLAWYTPPIWLGMTLSGWLRMLAYNRFSVDPRHIPWAVLITLTAFLGVPFNILHDLRWGGRIRRTEIEQPPLFVIGHWRSGTTWLHELLTLDESHTYPNTYQCFLPSRFLLTEHFDTHSLGFIFDAMLPKKRPFDNVEVGWTRPQEDEFALCNLGIPSPYQKIAFPRRDPCPEYFDLSGIEPERLRKWEDAFVRFLKQLTLRDPRRIVLKSPTHTFRIKTLLNLFPDAKFVHIVRDPYVTFYSTLRMWKSLYEATGLQRAGDTDDLEPYVFRNFIHMHERLDEARPLLGASRFHELRYEDLVRDPVGQMGALYGQLQLGDMERIIPNLERYLSGSADYKTNSYEIAPASREKIRQQWGHIIDRYGY; encoded by the coding sequence ATGAGATCCAAGTCGAAACCTCCTGACAGCTCGAAAAATACGCTCGCATGGTATACGCCTCCCATATGGTTGGGTATGACCCTGTCGGGTTGGCTTCGAATGCTGGCCTATAATCGCTTCTCGGTGGACCCTCGCCATATTCCATGGGCGGTATTGATTACGCTGACCGCATTCCTGGGCGTTCCGTTCAACATCCTGCACGACCTGCGCTGGGGAGGGCGGATACGCCGCACCGAAATCGAACAGCCGCCCTTGTTCGTCATCGGACATTGGCGGTCGGGGACGACATGGCTGCATGAGCTGCTCACACTCGATGAGTCCCATACCTATCCCAATACCTATCAATGTTTTCTGCCCAGCCGCTTTCTACTTACCGAGCATTTCGATACCCACAGCCTCGGATTTATTTTCGACGCCATGCTGCCGAAAAAACGGCCTTTCGACAATGTCGAAGTCGGATGGACACGGCCCCAGGAGGACGAGTTTGCATTGTGCAACCTGGGAATCCCCTCGCCTTATCAAAAAATCGCTTTCCCGAGACGGGACCCCTGCCCCGAATATTTCGACCTGAGCGGGATCGAGCCCGAACGACTCCGGAAATGGGAGGACGCTTTCGTCCGATTCCTCAAGCAGCTCACGCTTCGAGATCCCAGGCGCATCGTACTGAAATCGCCCACCCATACCTTTCGGATCAAAACGTTGCTCAATCTGTTTCCCGATGCGAAGTTCGTGCATATCGTTCGTGACCCTTATGTCACCTTTTATTCCACGTTGCGCATGTGGAAATCCTTGTACGAGGCCACCGGACTGCAGCGAGCGGGGGATACGGACGATCTTGAGCCTTACGTATTCCGGAATTTCATTCACATGCACGAACGGCTCGACGAAGCCCGCCCCCTGCTCGGCGCTTCCCGCTTCCATGAGCTGCGTTATGAGGATCTGGTGCGCGATCCCGTGGGGCAGATGGGGGCGCTCTATGGGCAATTGCAGTTGGGCGATATGGAACGCATCATCCCAAATTTAGAACGATATCTGTCGGGATCGGCGGACTACAAGACGAACAGTTATGAGATTGCGCCCGCCTCGCGCGAGAAAATCAGGCAGCAATGGGGCCATATCATTGACAGGTATGGTTATTGA
- a CDS encoding thioester reductase domain-containing protein has translation MRTANSILVTGATGILGARIVKELLDKTTCKIYCLVRAASEHEGMARIRAAIGIYGEECLDERMRGRVTAIPGDTQLPGLGIAPSTSRMLSVDRVIHSAASVNLIALYHALRKPNVVATENVAKFSAQLQAPIIHVSTHGIFGTKAFERDAIFKETDLDIGQEFRFFYYAKSKFDAERIVRGHADAGLPTIIVRPGDIFGDSQTGAYPLRTRRDADVFYDIFKTAIDLGVAPFNDDYFDLTPVDYVAQAIVALMLDPECYGKTFHLTNPDRKKYYQVINYLVEYGYRIRFVPFSEYLGLVKKGAFTNNGKKYTSKFISLTEYFSSLFDGKSLCGTFDTTYTRSVLSRKGIQCPQANFELIKTYLDYAVADGFIPPPSSQVLLSYEARTTPNIRIPALSRLRRI, from the coding sequence TTGAGGACAGCCAATTCAATATTGGTCACAGGAGCAACTGGAATCCTTGGAGCCAGAATCGTCAAGGAGTTGCTGGACAAGACCACCTGCAAGATATATTGCCTGGTCCGCGCCGCCTCCGAACATGAAGGCATGGCAAGGATACGCGCCGCAATCGGCATATATGGAGAAGAATGCCTGGATGAGCGCATGCGGGGCCGCGTCACCGCGATTCCAGGCGACACACAGCTCCCTGGATTAGGCATAGCTCCCTCCACGTCCCGCATGCTGTCAGTGGACCGTGTCATACACTCCGCGGCCTCCGTAAATCTGATTGCGCTATACCACGCCCTTCGAAAGCCGAACGTAGTGGCGACCGAGAATGTGGCGAAATTCAGTGCGCAGCTTCAGGCCCCGATCATCCATGTTTCCACCCATGGAATATTTGGAACGAAGGCGTTTGAGCGCGATGCCATATTCAAGGAAACCGATCTTGACATAGGTCAGGAATTCCGGTTCTTCTATTATGCGAAGTCCAAATTCGACGCCGAACGAATCGTTCGAGGCCATGCCGACGCGGGACTGCCAACGATCATCGTTCGCCCCGGAGACATTTTTGGGGACAGCCAAACCGGTGCTTATCCATTGCGGACACGGCGGGATGCGGATGTTTTCTATGACATATTCAAAACAGCAATCGACCTGGGCGTTGCACCTTTTAACGATGACTACTTCGATCTAACGCCCGTCGACTATGTCGCACAGGCCATCGTTGCGTTGATGCTGGACCCTGAATGTTATGGAAAGACATTCCATCTCACCAACCCTGACCGCAAGAAATATTATCAAGTCATTAACTATCTCGTCGAATACGGCTATAGAATCCGATTCGTACCGTTTTCAGAATATCTGGGGCTAGTAAAGAAAGGAGCCTTCACGAACAATGGCAAGAAATACACTTCGAAGTTTATATCCCTCACCGAATATTTCTCCAGCCTTTTCGACGGGAAGTCGCTCTGCGGAACCTTCGATACCACTTATACGCGGTCGGTCCTTAGCCGGAAAGGAATTCAATGCCCACAAGCGAACTTTGAACTAATCAAGACCTATCTGGATTACGCCGTCGCGGACGGATTCATTCCACCGCCATCGAGCCAGGTCCTCCTGAGCTATGAGGCGCGGACGACTCCAAACATACGAATCCCTGCCCTGTCCAGGTTGAGAAGGATATGA
- a CDS encoding outer membrane lipoprotein-sorting protein, with translation MNKLYISIMSVASLLLVTEAHATQSIHDILKRADESRGNVVGISWEVVIESVEAQRTTDTMVYNIKARGFDISGLSLEPPKYKGNKILMTNNNMWFYKPGLSKPIPIAQRQKLLGNAAYGDIASTNYAEDYEPTVLPDEAVEGEDCHVFDLKSKNDKTTYDRIKYWVSKKRLVGVKADYYTVSGKKFKTADMEFKNTVKVDGKTRPFISKITMHDTLINENITYMNMNKPRLEALPDYIFNLNLFMK, from the coding sequence ATGAATAAGCTGTATATATCCATTATGAGTGTCGCCTCCCTCTTATTGGTAACGGAAGCCCATGCGACCCAGAGCATCCACGACATCCTCAAGAGAGCCGATGAGTCCCGTGGCAACGTCGTAGGCATTTCCTGGGAAGTGGTCATAGAATCGGTGGAAGCACAGCGCACGACGGACACCATGGTGTACAACATCAAGGCCCGCGGATTCGACATATCCGGCCTGAGCCTGGAGCCGCCAAAATATAAAGGCAACAAAATCCTCATGACAAATAACAACATGTGGTTCTACAAGCCGGGACTGAGCAAGCCCATCCCCATTGCCCAGAGACAAAAGCTTCTGGGTAATGCAGCCTACGGCGACATTGCCTCCACCAATTATGCCGAGGACTACGAACCCACCGTCTTGCCCGACGAAGCCGTCGAGGGGGAGGACTGCCACGTCTTCGACCTCAAGAGCAAGAACGATAAGACCACCTATGACAGAATCAAGTACTGGGTGTCCAAGAAACGTCTCGTCGGCGTCAAGGCAGACTACTACACGGTTTCCGGCAAGAAATTCAAGACCGCCGACATGGAATTCAAGAATACGGTCAAAGTCGATGGAAAGACACGACCGTTCATTTCAAAGATCACCATGCACGACACGCTAATAAATGAAAACATAACCTATATGAATATGAACAAGCCGCGACTGGAAGCGCTTCCGGATTACATATTCAATCTTAATCTTTTCATGAAATGA
- a CDS encoding ABC transporter ATP-binding protein yields MKQQHTVPVVELDKVGKIYSLGERTITALQAVSLCILPGEFVAVWGPSGSGKSTLCNLIGMLDVPSSGTVQILGQDVTTLPDGKRSDIRNKTMGFVFQSFNLIPVLSALENVMLPLQIAKVPAAQAKRLARERLAEVGLSDHESQRPAKLSGGQQQRVAIARALVANPSLVIADEPTANLDSENAIKIIETMRELSRRNGTTFVFSTHDHRLLERVERQLQMCDGKIIDDRLSGQAEFLQRIQVAP; encoded by the coding sequence ATGAAGCAGCAGCACACCGTGCCCGTGGTAGAACTCGACAAGGTCGGGAAGATCTACAGCCTTGGCGAAAGGACCATCACCGCGCTTCAAGCCGTCAGCCTCTGCATCCTTCCCGGCGAGTTCGTCGCTGTCTGGGGACCGTCCGGGTCGGGCAAATCGACGTTGTGCAACCTCATCGGGATGCTCGACGTGCCGTCCTCCGGCACCGTGCAGATTCTGGGGCAGGACGTGACCACGCTTCCCGACGGAAAACGCAGCGACATCCGTAACAAGACCATGGGATTCGTATTCCAGAGCTTCAACCTGATTCCGGTCCTGTCGGCCCTGGAGAACGTCATGCTGCCGCTGCAGATCGCCAAAGTCCCCGCGGCCCAAGCGAAACGGCTTGCCAGGGAACGTCTCGCCGAAGTGGGTTTGTCCGACCACGAGTCGCAGCGGCCGGCCAAGCTGTCCGGTGGACAGCAGCAGCGGGTCGCCATCGCCCGGGCGCTCGTCGCCAACCCGTCCCTGGTGATCGCGGACGAGCCCACCGCCAATCTGGACTCCGAAAACGCCATCAAGATCATCGAAACGATGCGGGAACTCAGCCGCCGGAACGGCACCACTTTCGTCTTTTCCACCCACGACCATCGCCTGCTGGAACGCGTGGAACGCCAGTTGCAGATGTGCGACGGAAAAATCATCGACGACCGGCTATCCGGACAGGCGGAATTCCTCCAACGAATCCAGGTGGCGCCATGA
- a CDS encoding FtsX-like permease family protein, translating to MMTWLKLAIRNLFRNQRRSLFTILAIALGFAAVNVLGGFTDYIFSNLENSYIHVQANGHLTIFKPGFLKEGKLDPTRYLLDEESTRNVQEILRHYPEVLVVTPQLHISGLLSNGKVSTIFLASGRVPSDIRVINSHSRGLASKFQQFTGKPLEDDVIYGVGLSRGLAEQLNLDLDVTAVAMAPTVSGQVNALDAQVFQLFSAPIEALDDKLMLVPLKFAQSLYDTGSVDRLIVLLQNTAQTEPVRKRLARDFQARGLNLEIKTWNELSTFYVKVKQMFDIIFLFTFLIVFTIVVMSVINTVSMAIMERTREIGTLRALGLKRGGIVVLFAAESLMLGLFGSALGMVLTLLTWSGIALFKPTWVPPMISGRVPLEIYLVPEYLAFSMVLLGVLSLMAATLPARKAARMEIVSALGHT from the coding sequence ATGATGACATGGCTCAAGCTAGCGATCAGGAATCTTTTCCGCAACCAGCGCAGGTCGCTCTTCACCATCCTCGCCATCGCCCTCGGCTTTGCCGCGGTCAACGTTCTGGGAGGGTTCACCGACTACATATTCAGTAATCTGGAAAATTCGTACATCCATGTTCAGGCCAACGGCCACCTCACGATTTTCAAGCCCGGGTTCCTGAAGGAAGGAAAGCTCGACCCGACCCGTTATCTGTTGGACGAAGAGTCCACCCGGAACGTCCAAGAAATCCTGCGTCATTACCCCGAGGTCCTGGTCGTGACCCCCCAACTGCATATTTCCGGCCTGCTCAGCAACGGCAAGGTTTCCACCATATTCCTGGCGTCGGGACGCGTTCCTTCCGATATCCGCGTCATCAACAGCCACAGCCGCGGGCTGGCGAGCAAATTCCAACAGTTCACCGGCAAGCCCCTCGAAGACGACGTGATTTACGGCGTCGGATTGAGCCGAGGCCTGGCGGAGCAGCTCAACCTGGACCTGGACGTCACCGCCGTAGCCATGGCACCGACCGTATCGGGACAGGTCAACGCGCTCGATGCCCAGGTATTCCAACTGTTTTCGGCGCCGATCGAGGCCCTGGACGACAAACTCATGCTGGTCCCGCTCAAGTTCGCCCAAAGCCTTTACGACACCGGCAGCGTCGACCGTCTCATCGTGCTGCTGCAAAACACCGCGCAGACGGAACCGGTGAGAAAACGGCTGGCACGGGATTTCCAAGCGCGCGGCCTGAATCTGGAAATCAAGACGTGGAACGAGCTTTCCACCTTTTACGTGAAGGTGAAGCAAATGTTCGACATCATATTCCTGTTCACATTTTTGATCGTATTCACGATCGTAGTGATGAGTGTCATCAATACCGTGAGCATGGCGATCATGGAGCGGACCCGGGAAATCGGAACGCTTCGCGCTCTGGGGCTCAAACGCGGCGGCATCGTCGTACTGTTTGCCGCGGAAAGCCTGATGCTCGGCCTGTTCGGCTCCGCCCTGGGCATGGTCCTCACCCTCTTGACGTGGTCGGGCATCGCCCTGTTCAAACCAACCTGGGTCCCTCCCATGATTAGCGGGCGGGTGCCTCTCGAAATCTACCTGGTGCCTGAATACCTGGCGTTCAGTATGGTCCTGCTCGGCGTACTGTCCCTCATGGCAGCGACGCTTCCGGCCAGGAAAGCCGCGCGGATGGAAATTGTCAGTGCCCTGGGACATACCTGA
- a CDS encoding polyketide synthase dehydratase domain-containing protein: MARLDRNDEMNETRDDAALEGDTALPFIGGILEFIPNESLLAERWLTLEEDLHLADHAFVSAAGVKPVSACLPVVPMTLSLEMLAEAAACLAPDLGLIGFEDVKATSWIELADTDVLRLSISARMLESDPQDRYCRIGAAIQAEGQRGPAIQAKVLFASHYRLELSPDFTELVNPRVHPRDAHEIYADRYLFHGPVYQRLTGRIVLGDRGVLGELAVKAPADFFRSTDRPQFLTDPALLDAVGQLIGIWAMDQERYVFPIGIGKMEFYRPPPPAGTNVPVRVEITRNEGKTLDCDVEIQDGAGAVWMRIKDWKDWKFRWDRRMVDFRRMPTRYLLSRPLPLPELGPDAVCCTISPAEISDFDPRLLACFYLHMEEMPAFSEKKGQARRQLHWLLGRIAAKDAVRSWWARKQGVPDMLHPAAFALRNSEEGRPEVRYWPTGPGAVPGVSISHCEAGAIAMALDEPVGVDMETIEVRDPDFLQTIAVGAETALLEALDGEFANRPDEWTTRLWCAKEAAGKLLGLGLNGSPRNYQLKAVSPGGEMQILHGESGRLIGVRTLRLEGCVVAYSTAEPQHASSSSRHESHP; this comes from the coding sequence ATGGCGAGGCTCGATAGAAACGACGAGATGAACGAAACCCGCGACGACGCGGCTTTGGAGGGCGACACGGCGCTTCCGTTCATTGGGGGAATACTCGAATTCATTCCCAATGAATCGCTTCTCGCCGAACGCTGGCTGACGCTGGAAGAGGACCTGCATCTGGCCGATCATGCCTTCGTCAGTGCCGCCGGGGTCAAACCGGTTTCCGCATGCCTGCCGGTGGTGCCCATGACCCTCAGCCTGGAGATGCTGGCGGAAGCGGCGGCCTGCCTCGCGCCGGACTTGGGTCTCATCGGTTTCGAAGACGTGAAAGCCACGAGCTGGATCGAGCTGGCCGACACGGACGTGCTACGCCTGTCGATCTCGGCCAGGATGCTGGAATCCGACCCGCAGGATCGATACTGCCGGATCGGAGCCGCCATCCAGGCGGAAGGCCAGCGTGGTCCGGCCATCCAGGCCAAGGTCTTGTTCGCCTCCCATTACCGTCTCGAGCTGTCTCCGGACTTCACGGAGCTCGTCAATCCGCGCGTCCATCCCCGCGATGCGCACGAAATCTACGCGGATCGCTATCTTTTCCACGGCCCCGTCTATCAGCGCCTGACGGGGAGGATCGTCCTGGGCGACCGCGGGGTCTTGGGTGAACTGGCGGTCAAGGCGCCGGCGGATTTTTTCCGGTCCACCGACCGCCCCCAGTTTCTGACCGACCCCGCATTGCTGGATGCCGTAGGCCAGTTGATCGGCATTTGGGCGATGGACCAGGAGCGTTACGTTTTCCCCATCGGCATCGGCAAAATGGAGTTCTACCGCCCGCCACCGCCTGCCGGCACGAACGTCCCGGTGCGGGTCGAAATCACCCGGAACGAAGGCAAGACGCTGGATTGCGACGTCGAGATTCAAGACGGCGCCGGCGCCGTCTGGATGCGGATCAAGGACTGGAAGGACTGGAAATTTCGCTGGGACCGGCGGATGGTCGACTTCCGCCGGATGCCGACCCGCTATCTCCTGAGCCGGCCGCTGCCGCTGCCGGAGCTTGGCCCGGACGCGGTCTGCTGCACGATATCGCCCGCCGAGATATCGGATTTCGATCCTCGCCTGCTGGCCTGCTTTTACCTTCACATGGAAGAGATGCCGGCATTCTCCGAGAAGAAGGGCCAAGCCCGCCGCCAGTTGCACTGGCTGCTCGGGCGCATCGCCGCAAAGGACGCCGTGCGTTCCTGGTGGGCGCGGAAGCAGGGGGTGCCCGACATGCTGCATCCCGCGGCGTTCGCCCTGCGGAACAGCGAGGAAGGTCGGCCGGAAGTGAGGTATTGGCCCACGGGTCCCGGCGCCGTTCCCGGCGTCAGTATTTCGCATTGCGAGGCCGGCGCGATCGCCATGGCGCTGGACGAACCGGTGGGCGTGGACATGGAAACGATCGAGGTTCGCGATCCGGACTTTCTCCAAACCATAGCCGTCGGCGCCGAAACCGCGTTGCTGGAAGCCTTGGACGGCGAATTCGCCAATAGGCCCGACGAATGGACGACGCGCCTGTGGTGTGCCAAAGAAGCAGCGGGAAAGCTGCTCGGCCTGGGACTGAACGGTTCGCCCCGGAACTACCAACTGAAAGCCGTCAGCCCCGGCGGGGAGATGCAGATCCTGCATGGTGAAAGCGGCCGGCTCATCGGGGTGCGCACGCTCAGGCTCGAGGGCTGCGTCGTTGCCTACTCGACCGCCGAGCCGCAACATGCCTCCTCGTCCAGCCGGCACGAATCCCACCCGTAG